One Saimiri boliviensis isolate mSaiBol1 chromosome 5, mSaiBol1.pri, whole genome shotgun sequence genomic window carries:
- the GPC1 gene encoding glypican-1, with product MELRARGWWLLCAAAAVVACARGDPASKSRSCSEVRQIYGAKGFSLSDVPQAEISGEHLRICPQGYTCCTSEMEEKLANRSRAELETALRDSCRALQAMLAAQLRSFDDHFQHLLNDSERALQDAFPGAFGELYTQNARAFRDLYAELRLYHRGANLHLEETLAEFWARLLERLFKQLHPQLLLPDDYLDCMGKQAEALRPFGEAPRELRLRATRAFVAARSFVQGLGVASDVVRKVAQVPLGPECSRAVMKLVYCAHCLGVPGARPCPDYCRNVLKGCLANQADLDAEWRNLLDSMVLITDKFWGASGVESVISGVHTWLAEAINSLQDNRDTLTAKVIQGCGNPKVNPQGPGSEEKRRRGKLAPRERPPSGTLEKLVSEAKAQLRDVQDFWISLPGTLCSEKMALSTASDDRCWNGMARGRYLPEVMGDGLANQINNPEVEVDITKPDMTIRQQIMQLKIMTNRLRSAYNGNDVDFQDASDDGSGSGSGDGCPDDVCGRKNSRKSSSSRTPLTHALPGLSEQEGQKTSAASCPQPPSFLLPLLLALALTVARPRWR from the exons GTGAGCACCTGCGGATCTGTCCCCAGGGCTACACCTGCTGCACCAGTGAGATGGAGGAGAAGCTGGCCAACCGCAGCCGCGCCGAGCTGGAGACCGCGCTCCGGGACAGCTGCCGAGCCCTGCAGGCCATGCTCGCCGCCCAGCTGCGCAGCTTCGATG ACCACTTCCAGCACCTGCTGAACGACTCGGAGCGGGCGCTGCAGGACGCCTTCCCCGGCGCCTTCGGAGAGCTGTACACGCAGAACGCCAGGGCCTTCCGCGACCTGTACGCGGAGCTGCGCCTGTACCACCGCGGCGCCAACCTGCACCTGGAGGAGACGCTGGCCGAGTTCTGGGCCCGCCTGCTCGAGCGCCTCTTCAAGCAGCTGCACCCCCAGCTGCTGCTGCCCGACGACTACCTGGACTGCATGGGCAAGCAGGCCGAGGCGCTGCGGCCTTTTGGGGAGGCCCCCAGAGAGCTGCGCCTGCGGGCCACGCGTGCCTTTGTGGCTGCTCGCTCCTTCGTGCAGGGCCTGGGTGTGGCCAGTGACGTGGTCCGGAAGGTGGCTCAG GTACCCCTGGGCCCGGAGTGCTCACGGGCTGTCATGAAGCTGGTCTACTGTGCTCACTGCCTGGGGGTCCCTGGCGCCAGGCCCTGCCCCGACTATTGCCGAAACGTGCTCAAGGGCTGCCTCGCCAACCAGGCCGACCTGGATGCCGAGTGGAGAAACCTCTTGG ACTCCATGGTGCTCATCACCGACAAGTTCTGGGGCGCGTCAGGTGTGGAAAGTGTCATCAGCGGCGTGCACACGTGGCTGGCAGAGGCCATCAACTCCCTCCAGGACAACAGGGACACGCTCACAGCCAAG GTCATCCAGGGCTGCGGGAACCCCAAGGTCAACCCCCAGGGCCCCGGGTCTGAGGAGAAGCGGCGCCGGGGCAAGCTGGCCCCAAGGGAGAGGCCACCCTCAGGCACGCTGGAGAAGCTG GTCTCTGAGGCCAAGGCCCAGCTCCGCGACGTCCAGGACTTTTGGATCAGCCTCCCAGGGACACTGTGCAGCGAGAAGATGGCCCTGAGCACTGCCAGTGACGACCGCTGCTGGAACGGGATGGCCAGGGGCCG CTACCTCCCCGAGGTCATGGGCGACGGCCTGGCCAACCAGATCAacaacccggaggtggaggtggacATCACCAAGCCGGACATGACCATCCGGCAGCAGATCATGCAGCTGAAGATCATGACCAACCGGCTGCGCAGTGCCTACAACGGCAACGATGTGGACTTTCAGGATGCCA gtGACGATGGCAGCGGCTCGGGCAGCGGCGATGGCTGTCCAGATGACGTCTGTGGCCGGAAGAACAGCAGGAAGAGCTCCAGCTCCCGGACGCCCCTGACCCATGCCCTCCCAGGCCTGTCAGAGCAGGAAGGGCAGAAGACCTCAGCTGCCAGctgcccccagccccccagcttcctcctgcccctcctccttgCCCTGGCCCTCACAGTCGCCAGGCCCCGGTGGCGGTAA